One part of the Arabidopsis thaliana chromosome 1 sequence genome encodes these proteins:
- a CDS encoding Plant invertase/pectin methylesterase inhibitor superfamily protein (Plant invertase/pectin methylesterase inhibitor superfamily protein; FUNCTIONS IN: enzyme inhibitor activity, pectinesterase inhibitor activity, pectinesterase activity; INVOLVED IN: biological_process unknown; LOCATED IN: endomembrane system; EXPRESSED IN: 9 plant structures; EXPRESSED DURING: L mature pollen stage, M germinated pollen stage, 4 anthesis, C globular stage, petal differentiation and expansion stage; CONTAINS InterPro DOMAIN/s: Pectinesterase inhibitor (InterPro:IPR006501); BEST Arabidopsis thaliana protein match is: Plant invertase/pectin methylesterase inhibitor superfamily protein (TAIR:AT1G70540.1); Has 124 Blast hits to 124 proteins in 14 species: Archae - 0; Bacteria - 0; Metazoa - 0; Fungi - 0; Plants - 124; Viruses - 0; Other Eukaryotes - 0 (source: NCBI BLink).) produces MSINPYVTIFLLLAATSSQALSISLADPCTVSDFPALCRSTIKGQTNVNAATDVAIKELMKRTRQAKKIAEKELKRDGGVATCLSNFNSAFDNLEKALTNIKENDGFSLNINLSAALTDYDTCSDSMKETKEVNVIYKSAGVLYRMADNCLALSTLVKH; encoded by the coding sequence ATGTCTATCAATCCGTATGTGAcaatcttcctcctcctcgcCGCTACCTCAAGCCAAGCGTTGAGTATTTCTCTAGCTGACCCCTGCACGGTGTCGGATTTTCCTGCATTGTGCAGAAGTACCATTAAGGGTCAAACTAATGTGAATGCAGCGACGGATGTGGCCATAAAAGAGTTGATGAAGCGGACGAGGCAAGCCAAGAAAATCGCGGAGAAAGAGCTGAAACGCGATGGAGGAGTCGCGACTTGTTTGTCCAACTTCAATAGCGCGTTTGATAATTTGGAAAAGGCTCTTACAAACATTAAGGAAAATGATGGTTTTAGCCTTAACATTAACCTTAGCGCCGCCTTGACGGATTACGATACTTGCAGCGACTCGATGAAGGAAACTAAGGAGGTCAACGTCATTTATAAATCCGCCGGGGTTTTGTACCGTATGGCTGATAATTGCTTGGCGCTTTCAACTCTCGTTAAACATTGA